The genomic stretch GCGAGCGCATCTTCTATCATCGCCTGCGCGGGCCTTGGGGCAATGCTCTGCTCGGCGGCGAGCGTTGCGTCGCGCTCGGCGGGACGGCGGCGTCGCGCCTGCGCGTGCTGGTGGCGCTCGATCTCTCCGGCGTCGCCCGCGCGCGGGACGCTTTTGCAGCGGAGCTTTTCGCCGCGCTCTTTCTGATCGCGATCGGCCTGACCTTCGCCACCTGGATTCAAGTCGGGCTCGGCCTCGCGCCGCTCGCGGGGCTCGGCGTCGCGGTGAGCGAGATCGCCAAGGGACGTCGTCGCCGGCTCGATTCGCCGGCGCCGCCGGAGGTGTGGCCGCTCATCGACGAGGTGAACGGATTGCTCGACGAGCGCGACAAGGAGATCGAGCGCGCGCGCAATCGCGCCGCCGATCTCGCCCATGGATTGAAGACGCCGCTCACCGCGCTCGCCGCCGACGCCCGGCTCTTGCGCGAGAAGGGCGAGACCGAGATCGCGCGCTCGCTCGATCGCATCGGCGACGCCATGCATCGCCATGTCGCGCGCGAGCTGGCGCGGGCGCGCAGCCGCGGCGTCGCGCGGGGCGGCGCGCCGACGCCGGTCGCCGAAGTGGTGGACGCGCTGGCCCGCACGCTCGCCTCGGCGGGGACGGAGGCGCGTTTCGAAATGCGCATCGCGCCGCAGGCGCGCATCGCCGTCGATCGCGTCGATCTGATGGAGATTCTCGGCAATCTGATGGAGAACGCGGCCCGCCACGCGCGCGAGCGCATTCGCATCTCTTTCGGGGGCGGGCTTTTTATCGTCGAGGATGACGGGCCGGGCCTGCCGGAGGGCAGCGAAGCGCTGATCCGCCGTCGCGGCGGCCGGCTCGACGAGACCGGCGGCGCCGGCCTCGGCCTCGCCATCGTGCAGGACGTTCTCGACGCCTATGGCGCCGATATGCGCTTCTCGCGCTCGGCGCTCGGCGGGCTGCGCGTGGAGGTGGATTTGTCCGGCGCCGCCGAATCTCCTGCGGCGGGCTGAGCGCGGCTCAGCCGAATTTCAATCCCGAATCGATCGTCAGCCCGACGCCGACGCTGGCGAACTTGTCGCCGCGCACGATCTTGGCCTGCGGCGTATGCACGAGGCAGGCGCGCTCGATCGCCGGAATGAAAGTGCTGCCGCCGGTGAAGAACACCGTATCTACATCCGCCGCCTTCACGCCCGCCGCCTTCAGGCAGCGCGCGACGCAATCGGTGAGCTTGCGGCATTCATTGGCGATCGTCTCCTCGAACAGCGCGCGCGATGTTTCGATCAGCAGCGCCTCGTCCAGATAGGCGAGGTCGATCGCCGCCGTCGCCGCCTCGGAGAGCACGATCTTCGCCGCCTCCACATCGCCAGCGACGCGATGGCCGGCGCGATCGTCTATGGCCTTGATGAAACGCTCGACCTTCTCCGGCTCGGCGGCGATGGCGCGCAGCTGCTTCAATTCCTCGAGGCTCTTGTTGTTATAGAGGAAGGCGATGCGATGCCATTGCGCGAGATCGTGGAAATAGCCATTGGGCAGATCGAGCTCGGGGCGCTTCCTCTGCCGCGTCTGATAGCCGAACAAGGGCATGACCTGCTTGAGGCTCAGCCGGTAGTCGAGATCGGTGCCGCCGACATGGACGCCGGAATTGGCGAGAATATCGTCCTTGCGGTCGATCTTGCGCCGGTTCTTCGGCGAGACCTTCACAATGGAGAAATCGGAAGTGCCGCCGCCAATGTCGGCGATCAGCGCGATCTCCTCCCGCTCGATGCGCCGCTCGTAATCGAGCGCGGCGGCGATGGGCTCATATTGGAAGAGCACCTCTTTGAAGCCCTGCGCGCGGGCGGCGGCGGCGAGCTGCTCCTGGGCGGTGCGATCGGCGGCCTCATTATCGTCGACGAAGAAGACCGGGCGGCCGAGCACGGCGTTCTCTACGGCTGCGCCGGCGCTCAGCTCGGTCTTGTCCTTCAAATGGCGCAGAAAGCTGCCCAATATCGCCGTGAAGGCGACGCGCTTGCCGCCGGCGGCGGTGGTCTCGTGAATGAGCGAGCCGCCCAAAATGCTCTTGATGGCGCGAAACAGACGGCCGTTCTCGCGGTCGATATAGAGCGAGATGGCGGAGCGGCCGAAGCCGAGCTTTCCGCCATAGGCGGGGTAGAAAATCGCGCTCGGCAGCGAGACGCTGTCGCCCTCGAGCGGCACGAGCCTCGGCTCGCCCTCGGCCATATAGCCGACGGAGGAGTTGGAGGTTCCAAAATCGATCCCGCAAGCGAGGCTCACGCGATTGTCTCCTTCATATTCGCCGCGCCAGCGCAGAGCGAAAAACGCGCCGCCGCGCCGACGAGCGTCGGCCGGATGACGGAGCTATGGGGGGTGTCGGCTTTGAGGCGCGGCCGCGGGGAGGGCGGCCGTCCAAATCTGGCGCGGAAACTGCAATTTTTCGCGCGATTTTGCAAATGGGCGGGCGCGCGATTCAGATGCCTGGCACGTCTGGCGCTTCCACCTCCCCCTCGAGGGGGGAGGTCGAGCGCGAATGCGCTCGGGAGGGGGTGACGCCCCGAGTTTCTGCCGCGGCGCCCCACCCCGGACCGCTTCGCGGTCCGACCCTCCACCTGAAGGGGAGGGTGGGCGCCCTCACTGCTTCTTCAGCACGCAGCCTTCATTGCAGGTGTCGCGGAAAATGCCGACCTCGTTGATCGCCGGCAGGGACGGCTCGAGGTCGTTCCATATATAAACGCAGAGATTTTCGAGCGTCGGCTTGCCGAGGCCTTCCAGCTCATTGAGGAAGGAATGGTCCAGCCGCTCGCGTAGCTGCTGCAGCCGCGCGCCGAGCTTGCCGAGGTCCATGACCCATTCCTCGCCGTCCTGGCGCGGGCCGCGCAAAGTCACCCGCACGCGGAAGGAATGCCCGTGCAGATTGCGGTATTTCCCGCCGGTCGGGTGGTCCGGGTCGTAGAGGGCGTGCGCCGCCTCGAAGCAGAACTCCCGATAGACTTCGAACAGAACCGTCATTTCACCCCGATGGCCTTATGCGTCTGATGCGAGAACCGCCAGCGCGGATGCGCGAGGCAATAGTCGATCGCCGCCTTCGTATTGCGCAAACTCTCCGGCCCGTCCATGGGCTGGAGCAGGAAATGATCGAAGGCGAGCCCCTCGAACAGCTCCGGCTCGGCGCCTTTTTGCGGATAGACGAGCTTGAGCTCGTCGCCTTTGGTCTGGACCAGCGGCGCGCCCGCCTTGGGGCTGACGCAGATCCAATCGACCGCCGGCGGGACGGGAATCGTCCCATTGGTCTCGATCGCGATCTCGAAACCCTCGGTGTGGAGCGCATCGAGCAGCGCGGCGTCGATTTGCAACATCGGCTCGCCGCCGGTCAAGACGACGAAACGCCGCTCGCGATCTTCCCCCCAGAGTTGCGCCAAATGGGCGGCGAGGGCTTCGGCGCCCGAGAATTTCCCGCCATTCTCGCCGTCGACGCCGACGAAATCCGTGTCGCAGAAGCGGCAATCGGCGGCGCCCCGGTCGGCCTCACGGCCGCTCCAGAGGTTGCAGCCGGCAAAACGGCAGAAGACGGCGGCCCGCCCGGAATGGCGGCCCTCCCCCTGCAGCGTCTTGAAGGCTTCCTTGACCGCATAGGCCATGGTTTTTGGGTCCCGTGGAGCGATCGGGACTGATTAGGGCCTCGCGCGGCGGGGGTCCAGCGGGGAGGAATTTTTAAGCGTCGGGATCTCGGTCGAAAGGTTCCGAGACGGCTTCGATATCGCGAGCGCCGTGAATGATATGGACGATATATATGCCGCTGCGCGGGCCGTCTTGATCCGCATAACGCAGCAGTATCACATAATTTCCGAAGGGAATGCTGCGATAGTCTCGGCCGAGTTCCGGCCTCGGCCGGCCGAGTAGGCCCGGCAGGGATGCGAGCTTCTCACAATAGGCGACGAGCCTATCGACGAAGTTTTCCGCCACGGAGCGACTGCCGCTCTCGCGGGCGATATGGGCGGCGATTTCCGCCAGGGCGCGGCGAGCCGCAGCACGATAGACGAGCCGGGTCACGTCAGTGGTCTGACGTCCGCTGCTCGGCGGCGAGACGATCGCGCGCGAAGCGCTTCACCGCGTCGGCGTCGAAGGCTCCGCCTTCCGCCTCGGCCGCGGCCAGTTCGGCGCGTAGCTCGGATAGCTTGATGCGATCGACGGCGTAACGGATCGCCTCTTCTGCGCTCGCGAAGCGGCCGGCCGCCAGCGCGGCTTCCACCCATTGGGCGGCGTCGGGAGTCAATTCGACCTTCATGAGCGGCTCCGGCCGAGGATCATGGCGCAGAGCCTATCATGGAAGGCGCGTTCTGTCGCTTCACCCGTTTTTCGGCCGCTCGTAGCGGTCTATGCCCTGCTCCGGCTCGCGCGGGCGCGGGTCGAGGCTGCGGATATAGGCGACGATATCGTCGATCTCCCGCCGCGAAAGATGCATGTCCGGCATTTTGGGATGCGGATCGACCAGGAAATTGGCCAGGGCCTTGGCGTCTGTCCGGCGCTGGGCGACATCGGCGAAGGAGGGGGCGTCGGCGTTGGCGGTCTTCTGGGCGCTCGTCACCACATGGCAGGCGGAGCACCAGCGCTCGGCGACGCGCTTGCCATGGGCGGAGTCGGCGGCGGCGGCCGGCGCGCAAAAAACCGCGAGCAGGGCCAGCGACGGAAAGAGGCGGCGCGAGAGTTTCATGCGGGGCTCCTCCTCATTGTCGGCGAGAGCGGGCGCGTCGCCCGACTCGCAGAAGAGTCATGAGACCACGAATCCGCGCCGCCGAGAATCGCGGGTCGCGCCGAGGGGCCGCGACCAGACAGCGCAGGCGCGGGCGCCGATCAGGCCGCCCCGGCCTCGGCTTTTTCGGCGGGTCGCAGCGTCACCCTGGCGACGAGGCCGTGCGGCTCGCGATCGAGCAGCCGCAGGGAGCCGCCCGCCTCCTCGACCAGGGCGCGCACGATGGAGAGGCCGAGGCCGAAGCCGGCGTGCTCATTGAGATTGCGCCCTGGCCGGCCGCGCACGAAGGGCTCGACGACCTCGTC from Methylosinus sp. C49 encodes the following:
- a CDS encoding ATP-binding protein, producing MRTRSLRLRLFLFGAAAIAGALALAGFVLALLFEHHVERTMDDDIETYVRQLVSDLAVDSDGRLRVITATPDPRFARFRSGFYWQVASDDRSDVERSASLGEEALEFSGRCESGERIFYHRLRGPWGNALLGGERCVALGGTAASRLRVLVALDLSGVARARDAFAAELFAALFLIAIGLTFATWIQVGLGLAPLAGLGVAVSEIAKGRRRRLDSPAPPEVWPLIDEVNGLLDERDKEIERARNRAADLAHGLKTPLTALAADARLLREKGETEIARSLDRIGDAMHRHVARELARARSRGVARGGAPTPVAEVVDALARTLASAGTEARFEMRIAPQARIAVDRVDLMEILGNLMENAARHARERIRISFGGGLFIVEDDGPGLPEGSEALIRRRGGRLDETGGAGLGLAIVQDVLDAYGADMRFSRSALGGLRVEVDLSGAAESPAAG
- a CDS encoding Hsp70 family protein; this translates as MSLACGIDFGTSNSSVGYMAEGEPRLVPLEGDSVSLPSAIFYPAYGGKLGFGRSAISLYIDRENGRLFRAIKSILGGSLIHETTAAGGKRVAFTAILGSFLRHLKDKTELSAGAAVENAVLGRPVFFVDDNEAADRTAQEQLAAAARAQGFKEVLFQYEPIAAALDYERRIEREEIALIADIGGGTSDFSIVKVSPKNRRKIDRKDDILANSGVHVGGTDLDYRLSLKQVMPLFGYQTRQRKRPELDLPNGYFHDLAQWHRIAFLYNNKSLEELKQLRAIAAEPEKVERFIKAIDDRAGHRVAGDVEAAKIVLSEAATAAIDLAYLDEALLIETSRALFEETIANECRKLTDCVARCLKAAGVKAADVDTVFFTGGSTFIPAIERACLVHTPQAKIVRGDKFASVGVGLTIDSGLKFG
- a CDS encoding 6-carboxytetrahydropterin synthase: MTVLFEVYREFCFEAAHALYDPDHPTGGKYRNLHGHSFRVRVTLRGPRQDGEEWVMDLGKLGARLQQLRERLDHSFLNELEGLGKPTLENLCVYIWNDLEPSLPAINEVGIFRDTCNEGCVLKKQ
- the queE gene encoding 7-carboxy-7-deazaguanine synthase, translated to MAYAVKEAFKTLQGEGRHSGRAAVFCRFAGCNLWSGREADRGAADCRFCDTDFVGVDGENGGKFSGAEALAAHLAQLWGEDRERRFVVLTGGEPMLQIDAALLDALHTEGFEIAIETNGTIPVPPAVDWICVSPKAGAPLVQTKGDELKLVYPQKGAEPELFEGLAFDHFLLQPMDGPESLRNTKAAIDYCLAHPRWRFSHQTHKAIGVK
- a CDS encoding type II toxin-antitoxin system RelE/ParE family toxin, which produces MTRLVYRAAARRALAEIAAHIARESGSRSVAENFVDRLVAYCEKLASLPGLLGRPRPELGRDYRSIPFGNYVILLRYADQDGPRSGIYIVHIIHGARDIEAVSEPFDRDPDA
- a CDS encoding cytochrome c, whose protein sequence is MKLSRRLFPSLALLAVFCAPAAAADSAHGKRVAERWCSACHVVTSAQKTANADAPSFADVAQRRTDAKALANFLVDPHPKMPDMHLSRREIDDIVAYIRSLDPRPREPEQGIDRYERPKNG